The genomic DNA GGGAACCTCAGCGAGGCGGCGCGGCGCCTCGGCGTGGCGCGGAGCACCCTCTACCGGATGCTGGGCCGACGAGGCGGTGAATGAAGGGCTGAGGGGAATTCCCTCAGAAGAGGCGGACTCCCACGAAGAAGGCGGTAGCGAGACCGAAGCGGAACCATCGGCGCTCGTCGTCGGTGAACGCATGCGTGCCCCGGGTGAGGGTGAGCTCGGAGGCTCCCGTGGAGAAGCGCAAACGGGCCTCACCGCCGAGGAAGAAACGCGAGGAGGGAACGTAGTTGCCTCCCAGGCCCAGGCCGAAAACGGCACCCCGGCCACGGCCCTCGAATCGATAGGTGGGCGTGGTGACGGTGGTGCGCGGCTCCGTCACCCCCCCGAGCACGAAGCCAAACAGGTCGACCTTGTCGTAGTTCCGCCCGGACAGGGCGAAGTGATAGCCCAGGCGGCCCACGGCGGAGAGTTCCCAACGCGAGGTGTCTCGCTCGGAGAAGAGATTGGGCACCCAACAGGCGAGCGCGCACAGGTTGCCACTGAACTCTCCGCCAAGCGCGAGCGTGCCGGTGGCGACCCTCAACACGCCGATCTCCACGGTGGCTCCGGCCTCCAGGGAGAGCGGAAGGAGCGAGGCCGCCCCCTCGAGGCGCAGATCGACCTGGCCCGGGCGCAGGACGGGCGGCGTCCGCTCCTGGGCCTCGGCTCCGCCGAGAGCCACGCAGAGCGAAAGGAGGGTCCCTCTCCCAAGTGCCTGTCCAAGGCCATGCGCGCTCATCGGCTTCGCATCCAGGCATCCCACGGCAGGGGCTCGGCGATGTGCTCGACCAGGAAGTCGATGAAGGTGCGAACCTTGGGTGAGAGGTGGCGGCGGCTCGGGTAGACCGCGTACAGGGTGAGCGAGGGCACGGGATACTCCGGCAGCAAACGGAGGAGCCGACCCGTCCGCAGATCCTCGCCCACCTGGAAGGTGGGCTCCTGGATGATGCCCCGGCCCGCCAGCGCCGCCGCGCGCAACGAGTCTCCGTTGTTGGTGGAGAACGAGCCCTGGACGGAGACCCGGACGCGCCCGGTCGGGCCCTCGAACTCCCAACTGCCGCGTACCGCGTCGTAGGTGTAACACAGGCACTCGTGGTGACGGAGATCCTCCGGCGTCCGCGGAATCCCATGGCGCTCGAGGTACGCGGGCGCCGCGCAGACCGCCAGACGCATCACGGCCAGCGGCCGGGCCACCAGCGTCGTCTTCAACTCGTGGGTGATGCGCAAGGCCAGGTCATAGCCTTCCTCGACCATGTCCACCATGCGGTCCGCGAGCGACACGTCCAGCTTCACCTCCGGGTAGCGCGCCATGTAGTCCAGGAACAGCGGCGTGAGGTGCCGGATGCCAAAGGACACGGGCGCCGCCACGCGCAGCAGACCCCGGGGATTCTCCGCCGCGGAGGCAATGGCCAGCTCCGCCTCGTCCACATCGTTCAGGATCTGCGCGCATCGCTCGTAATAGCTCCGCCCGCTGTCGGTGAGGTACAGCCTGCGCGTCGTGCGGTGCAGCAGCCTCACACCCAACCGCGCCTCCAGATCGGCCACCTGCCGCGAGGCCGCCGTGGCCGAGATGCCCAATCGCTCCGCCGCTCGCGAGAAGCCCTCCAGCTCCACCACCTTCGCGAACACCCGCATGGCTTGAAAGACATCCATCCACTCATTCCCCCGTTTTTCGGGAGAATGATTTTAGCGAAAGCCCGTTTTTCCCGTCTACGGGGGGATGTATCGATTCAGCCGTCAGCCGCTGGCGACCGCCACCGGGCCAGCGCGCTTCCTCGAGGATTCGACCATGCAAGAAGCCCTGGGTCACCTGGACCGCATTTCCCATGAGCTGGAAGGACATGCGCTCTACCGCTGGATTGGCGCCTCCCATCTGAAGGACTCGCGGCGGCACTACGACTGTTTCGTGCCCTTGTTCGGCTTCGTGATGTCCTTTCCCTTCTACAACGAGCGCTACCTGGCCTACGGCGCGGAGGAGGCCGGACACGAGGAAGGCGCGCCGCTCAAGCACGCCATCAACGCCCACGTCCAGGAGGACCGGACGCACGCGCGGCTCTTCCTGGCGGACTTCCGCAAGCTGGGGCTCGACGAGCTGTGGGGCACCCGGCGCGCGAGCTCGCTGATGTGGGCGCTCTGGGTATCGCCCCTGCTCGACCCGGGACGCGCCGTGGAGAGCCAGCGCATCCAGGAGCTCGTGGGCGACGAGGCGGAGACACCCGCCTACCGCTATCTGCACCTGGAGCAACTCGAGAAGGATGGCAACCTGCTCTTCTCCGCCACGACCCGCAAGGCGGTGCAGGTGATGGAGCAGACGGGCATCACCCCGGTCTACTTCGGCATGCACCACCTGGAGCGGGAGTCGGGACACGTGGGGGGCTCGGAGAGCGAGCAGGTGACGTTCTCCGCCGAGCAGACCCAACGAGCCCTGAGGCTCGTCGAGCGCAAGCATGCGCTCTCCGTGAAGATGAACGACTTCATGCATCAGTTCGTCCAGAAGGCGGAGGAGGCTGGCGGACCGGGCCCCCTGCTGTCACGCGAACGGACCGAGCGTCTGAGGAGTGTGCGGGAGCAACTGGCCGCGTACCGGGCCGGCCACCTCCCCGCACCGGCATGGAGCCCACGGCCCGCGCATGTCACGGAGCAGGGCGAGCTGGTCGCCGCCTGGGAGCGTCACCACGCCGACTTCATGGGCCACCCCTTCGCCGAGCTGCTGCGGAACGCCCAAGGACCGGAAGCGGCCTTCGCGCTGCGCTGCGCGGCGCTGCTGTTCGCCCCCCGCATCAGCGCGCTGCATGCCTTCTACCTCCAGGACTGCCGGGTGGAGGAGCCCACCACGGGGCCCGGTGCCCAGACGGTGGACTTCCTGCGCCGGACGTTCTCCACCGAGGCCGAGCTGTTCTTCCACGACTGGGAGGTGCTGGGGATGGATGCCCGCATCCCCTGGAAGCCCGCGGAGCTGCTGGAGTTCTGGTTCTTCGACAAGGTGTATGGCCGGCCGGAGATGGAGGCCCTGCACGAGTTCCGGCGCGAGACGTTGCGCGTCCCGAACGATCCCCTCCTCAAGTACTGGGCCCTCCTGTCCATCCACTTCATGTCGCGCGCCTTCTTCGGCCACCTGCGCGCGCTCACGGAGCGCTTCGCGGCGAACAACCCGGTGAGCGAGCCCCTGGTCTACCTCGAGGGTACACACCACCTGCTCTACGGCCGGATGGCGTCGGACTGGAGGGCGCCGACGTGCCCCACCTCGCTCGCGCACCTGCCGGTGACGGAGGAGCAGCGGCGCGCGGTGTCGCGGATGATGGAGGCGTTCGCCACATATGGCCGCCGGCAGTTCGACAACCTGGCGCGAGCGCTGACCACCGACCGGGAGCGCTTCTCCTTCCTGCGAGAGTCCCAGGACGCCTCCACGTTCGTGTGAGAAGAAAGGAGGCCGCTATGTTGAAGACTCGAATCACCCAGCAGTACGGACTGGACGTCCCCATCATCAGCGCCGGCATGGCCTTCGTGGCGGGACCTTCGCTCGCCGCCTCGGTGAGCAACGCCGGCGGCATGGGCGTGCTCGGCGGGGCGATGCTGCCCCCTCCGGCCCTTCGTTCCCTGGTGCGAGCGACCCGGGAACTGACGGCGCGGCCCTTCGGCGTGGATCTGCTGGGGGACTTCGTGGAGGACGCCCACATCGAGGTGCTCGCCGAGGAGCGGGTGGCGGTGGTGGTGTTCTTCTGGTCCCCACCGAAGCGCGCGCACCTGGAGCGGCTGCGAGGCGCGGGCGCGCGGGTGTGGATCCAGGTGGGCTCGGTGGCGGAGGCGCGGGAGGCGGCGGCACTGGGCGCGGAGGCGATCATCGCGCAAGGCGCGGAGGCCGGCGGACACAACCGCGCGGAGGCGAGCACCTTCGCGCTGCTGCCCGCGGTGAGGGCGGCGGTGGCTCCGATCCCGGTGATCGCCGCCGGGGGAATCGTGGATGGGCGGAGTCTGGCGGCGGCGCTGGCGCTCGGGGCGGAGGCGGTGTGGTGCGGCACCCGTTTCCTGGCCAGCGTGGAGGCCCAGGCCCATGACGAGTACAAGCGCCGCGTG from Melittangium boletus DSM 14713 includes the following:
- a CDS encoding LysR family transcriptional regulator; this translates as MDVFQAMRVFAKVVELEGFSRAAERLGISATAASRQVADLEARLGVRLLHRTTRRLYLTDSGRSYYERCAQILNDVDEAELAIASAAENPRGLLRVAAPVSFGIRHLTPLFLDYMARYPEVKLDVSLADRMVDMVEEGYDLALRITHELKTTLVARPLAVMRLAVCAAPAYLERHGIPRTPEDLRHHECLCYTYDAVRGSWEFEGPTGRVRVSVQGSFSTNNGDSLRAAALAGRGIIQEPTFQVGEDLRTGRLLRLLPEYPVPSLTLYAVYPSRRHLSPKVRTFIDFLVEHIAEPLPWDAWMRSR
- a CDS encoding NAD(P)H-dependent flavin oxidoreductase; translated protein: MLKTRITQQYGLDVPIISAGMAFVAGPSLAASVSNAGGMGVLGGAMLPPPALRSLVRATRELTARPFGVDLLGDFVEDAHIEVLAEERVAVVVFFWSPPKRAHLERLRGAGARVWIQVGSVAEAREAAALGAEAIIAQGAEAGGHNRAEASTFALLPAVRAAVAPIPVIAAGGIVDGRSLAAALALGAEAVWCGTRFLASVEAQAHDEYKRRVLSASVGDTVRTKLFGPEWPGQSMRVLRNRVVREWSGREAEAEAPREPEPIGHTVMGGQRVPLPKFSALLPTTQTEGDFEEMGLTMGESCGNVRELLPAATLVASMAEEARAVLTALARPTD